The following are from one region of the Thermoanaerobaculia bacterium genome:
- a CDS encoding DUF5668 domain-containing protein: MDESANAEGRRLGFPSRRLGGVRKTTGIFLIAIGAALLLAQLNMVSLEPLKRWWPLILIAIGAVRLFGGARQRWGGYWFVIVGIYGLIGEWGLFGLTWGEAWPIFVIAAGIGILVRPWLAREGARRSG, from the coding sequence ATGGACGAATCGGCCAACGCGGAGGGGCGACGCCTCGGTTTTCCCTCGCGCAGACTCGGCGGCGTCAGGAAAACGACCGGGATTTTCCTCATTGCGATCGGGGCGGCCTTGCTCCTGGCGCAGCTGAACATGGTCTCCCTCGAGCCCCTGAAGCGCTGGTGGCCTTTGATCCTGATTGCGATCGGAGCCGTCCGGCTCTTCGGCGGCGCGCGCCAGCGCTGGGGCGGCTACTGGTTCGTGATCGTCGGAATCTACGGACTGATCGGCGAGTGGGGCCTCTTCGGCCTGACCTGGGGCGAGGCCTGGCCGATCTTCGTCATCGCCGCCGGAATCGGGATCCTGGTCCGCCCGTGGCTCGCGCGGGAAGGCGCCCGCCGTTCGGGCTGA